The stretch of DNA CGCTTTTGACATTCTGGAAATGCTTTTCGCTGACCCTGAGTTGTCGGGGATGGATTTGACGTAATCGTTGGCGCAGCCATTCGGTGTTTGCGGGAATGAGCGCGACATCTTTTTCAATAAACCGGGCCATCGATCTCAGTGCCGAGATCAAATCGCGCCGACGTGTTTTGCTCAGTTCTTCTAAGTTCTGAATTGCTGTGATTACCTCAGCGAATGTTTTTGCTGAGTTCTTGCTTAGATCTTTCTTTTTACTCATCGGGATGACTCCTTCTTGGTCAATTATGGACACGGGTGGACACGGGAGCAAACCAGTGCCGATTCGGGAGACCGTAGCACAAAAAACGGTCACGAATAGCTGCACGCCGTTCTCCCGACAACCCTGTAAGACATTGAAAATATTGGACATATGTGGACATCTCTGTTCACCAGTTCAGGTGTTCGCGGATGAACAAATCCAGGTCTCTCGGGCGGATGCGCCACTGTGCACCGAGCTTGGCTGCCGGTAGTGTTTTGGCATCAATCCAGCGGCGAACTGTTTTCTCGGAAACGCGGCAGATGGTGGCGATATCCTTAATTATCAGTAGGTGTTCTAATGGTGGTGCCATTGGATCTATCCTTATCAAGTTGATTTGGAGAGGGTAGAGTTGCCTTACTTGTCTTTACGGCTTCAACGGCTGCTTGACGAGCCAGCAAACGAGCAATATCTCGAAGTACGTTTGCACCTCGTTCTTTAGCTTCTACTCGTTGATTGATCTCACCGGGCACCGATTGCCATCCTCTTCCATTGAATTGGAGGATTATGGCAGTTTGGAGCTGGCGTTATTACGGACGATGTATTCTTAAGATTTGCGTGATTTAACCGTCCGTTGACATTAGGTCAATTACGGTATCGATGAGATCGCGGGGCAATGGTTTCCCATTAATCACCTCGGAAATCTGACTGCACCATCGATAAAAAGGGCTTGTTCGCCCAGTTTCTTTGTAACCATGGCTATCACCCGTTTTTCCAGGAATATTGCCTGTAGCTGAATGCCATATGGCAACGAGTTCTCTGATTAAGTATTCAGCAAATGGGTCAGGTCGGCCTTTAGGGGAAAAATGCCTTGAAATACCGGGGATGTCGCTGAGTTTGTTTAAGTCCCCATGGGAGGTATCGACCAAATATCCATTTTTGCTGTGCATGGCTTTGGCAATAACATCAATGTCGATAATCTTACTGAGGTGTGCTTTCAGTTTATATAAATCTCCACCTTGACGATGCATGCCCTTATGGATGATATCTTGAATGTGGAAATTAGCGTTGCCTAGTTCATCATCAAATTTTGATGCGATTTTGGAAATTCGTTCTATCGTGCTGCTCATCTCGGACAGCGTCGGTGGAAGTCCATGTTCAATCTGTCCAAGATAGTTTCCAACGGCTGTTATAACACTACTCCATATAGCGTCAGGATTTATTAGCTTCGCACCTTTAGCGGTGTGTTTTTCTATCTGTTCAAGTAAAACAACTTTATGCTCGTTCAGATTTACAAGAGTTTCTTCCTCAGGGGATTGAGGGGGACATCCATCCTTAGGTAAATGGACTCTTCGAAATTGCCCCGGCCCTGATATGCTCATCCGTCCTTTTGGCATCGTGTGGCTCGCTATAATTGAACTCAGTATTATAATAACTCAGATGTATACTAAATGTAACTTCTGGCAATGCTATGCTCATGGAGTAAATCTTCGACGTTGCACAGTGAAAGTGGAAACCTGACGTACATCATCACAGCCAGGTTGATGACCTCGGGTGATGTTTTGAAATAGCGGAATGCCTCTCATTCTTGCCGGAACGAAAGGTTGCGATGCTACCGCAGCTTAACCTATACGCCGACAGATGAGTTGCTCTTACAACTTGAATTCACGTTTGATTAAAATTATAAATCTTACATATAATTTCTGTAAAGATATAAAGAAATTTGAGGAAAGGGATTCCGTTCATGACAATGAGAGGAATAACGTATGTAATTGTATTGATTTCGACATGTGTTCTATCAATCTCAAGTGGTATTGCTCAAAACACAGCACCCAGTCAAGCAGCCAAGGTTTCACTTTCTGGCTTTGTCAATAATGCTTTGGCATCAATGGGACTTCCGGAAGGAACCAAAATTCCAGGGCTTAGCAATGCCGATGATCTGCAATTGGAAAATGTTACTCAGGTCAGCTCGAACGTAACCACAGCTAAGGTCTCTATCCGGAAAATCCCGTTTGATATCACAAGTTATAAGCCGACAGGGAAGACGTCTGAGTTAATTGTCATTGGTGCAGATGGTCTTGAATTACACAAAATCATTCCCGGCCTCGACGGGACTCCTCTTGGCGCATTGGGAAAAATGGAAAGTGCTGCCTTTGTGTATGTGCCTAAGGAGCTTGCCGGAGTTCAGTTTGGTCTTGCATCAAATTCAGACGGATCTTCACCTGTTCCTCAAATTGTCAAAAATATTCTGGGACCAAATTCTCGCGGTGTAAATTTAAGTGAGGGTATGAACTTCCTGGCCTCCGCCTCACTACAAAATTTTCCTGGCGAGATTAAAACTCTATTCAGATCTGCTGGTCTTACAATAGGCAAAAAAATCATACTCAGCGGCACGGTCAGTCGGAATATATTCAAA from Rhodospirillaceae bacterium encodes:
- a CDS encoding helix-turn-helix domain-containing protein, with translation MAPPLEHLLIIKDIATICRVSEKTVRRWIDAKTLPAAKLGAQWRIRPRDLDLFIREHLNW